CACCAAAGGCTCGGACATCCACCCAGCAAAGTATCTTATTTATTTCCCTTTCTGAAAAATAAAGCTTGCGATGCAAGTAATTGTCCATTTGCCCTTTAGCTAAACTCACTAGGAAACCCTTTCCATTAAGTATTTCTTCTAGCAATTCTTGTTTTGATTTAATTCATGTGGACATATGGGGTGGCTATCATGTCCCATCTCTCTCTGGAGCACAATATTTCTTAACATTAGTTGATGATCATTCAAGGTGCACTTGGGTTTACCTTATGCAACACAAGTCTGAGGCACAAGCCCTGCTCATTTATTTTATCAACTTAGTTGACAATTAGTTTGGCCAAAGAGTGAAAGTTGTTAGAAGTGACAATGGCCCAGAATTCAAGTGCACAGAATTTTATTCATCCAAGGGCATTATGCATCAGACTAGTTGCGTCAACACACCATAACAAAATGGTATTGCTGAGCGCAAAATCGACATTTGCTAAATGTTGCCCGTGCTCTTCTTTTCCAAGCACACATGCCTAAGGAATTATGGGGGATGCCATACTTACTGCTTCTTACCTAAAAAACAGAACACCAACACCACTTTTGCAAGGGAAAACACCATTTGAAAAACTTTTCCACAAACCACCAAATTATTCTCATTTGCGTGTTTTTGGATGTCGTTGTTTCGTTTCCACTCATCAACTCCGACCTAGCAAATTTGATCCACGCTCTACTGAGTGTATTTTTCTTGGCTACCCTCATGGTCAAAAGGGATACAAGGTCTATAGCTTAGAGGACAAGAAAGTGTTGGTGTCATGAGATGTCATTTTCTTTGAAACCGAGTTTCCTTATCAAACGGGTATCCTCACATCTCCGATCCCTACTAATTCTCCATCCCACAGTACTTTCTTTCCATCTTTACCATTGATGAATATCAAATCTCCCCATATCAAGCGTGAGGGTCTTTCGCTTGGCACATCATCACCAAACTCACATGTGCCACCAGATACGACGTCACCATCACCTTGTTTGCCACAACCACGCAGATCATCTCGACCAACCAAAACTCCGACCATATTGCAGGACTTTCACATTGAGGCAGCCCTCCCTTCACGTACCACTCTATCATCCTCCACAAGCGAGGTCACTCCTTCAGGTACCACTCACTCTCTTTCCCATGTTTTATCCTATGATAGGCTCTCTCCTACACATAAAGCTTTTACTATTAAAATTACCCTAGAAAAGGAACCTAGGTCTTTTTCTCAGGCTGTACTTGGACCACGGTGGAGAGAGGCTATGATTAAAGAGATTCAGGCTCTTCAAGAAAATAAGACATGGAGTTTGGTGCCGCTTCCTGCTCATAAGAAACCAATAGGTTGCAAGTGGGTTTACAAGATCAAATACAACCCAGATGGCATAATAGAGAGATACAAGGCTCGTTTGGTTGCAAAGGGATAGCCAAGTTGAATGGATTGACTATCGAGAAACTTTTCCTCCAATGGCCAAGCTAACAACGGTTTGAGTGTTACTCAGCCTCGCAGCTATTTGAGGTTGGCATCTACACCAATTAGATGTCAACAATGCATTTCTTAATGGTGATCTCTATGAAGATGTGTACATGCAGTTGCCTCCTAGTTTTGGCCGAAAGGGGGAGAATAGGGTCTGCAAGTTACACAAGTCATTATATGGCCCCAAGCATGCATCGAGGCAATGGTTTTTGAAGCTCTCTGCTGCTCTCAAAGCTGCCGGATTCAAACAGTCTTGGTCTGACTATTCGCTATTCGTCCGAAACACAAATGGTAAATTCATAGCTTTACTAGTTTATGTTAACGATGTTATAGTGGCAGGAAACGATTTGCAAGATATCATGGAGACAAAATAATTTCTTGCAAGTCATTTTAAGCTAAAGGATATGGGTCAGTTAAGATATTTTCTTGGAATAGAGGTGGCAAGGTCCAAGCAAGGCATTGTTCTGTGCCAACGAAAGTATGCACTGGAGGTTCTCGAAGATGCAGGCTTTCTGGGTGCCAAGCCTTCCCAATTCCCAGTTGAGCAGAACTTAGTATTAACTCAAGAAGATGGCGATGTGTTAAAGGATGCTTCCCAGTATCGAAGAATGGTTGGGAGACTCATATACCTTACAATCACAAGACCAGACCTTGTCTACGCTATGCATATCCTAAGTCAATTTATGGGTAAGCCTAGACAACCTCATCTAGATGCAGCGTACAAGGTTTTGAGATATGTTAAACAAACGCCAGGACAAGGAATACT
The window above is part of the Fragaria vesca subsp. vesca linkage group LG2, FraVesHawaii_1.0, whole genome shotgun sequence genome. Proteins encoded here:
- the LOC101311444 gene encoding uncharacterized mitochondrial protein AtMg00810-like, whose protein sequence is MGQLRYFLGIEVARSKQGIVLCQRKYALEVLEDAGFLGAKPSQFPVEQNLVLTQEDGDVLKDASQYRRMVGRLIYLTITRPDLVYAMHILSQFMGKPRQPHLDAAYKVLRYVKQTPGQGILLPSTGQLELKVYCDAD